The DNA segment TAATCAAACTCTCTTTGGAAATTATGTTTCATAAAACATTTTGTATTTAAAGCCTTAGGACATTTTTATATCATGGCTCGTGCATTTAATCCGCATTACCGATTACCGCAAAAACTACGTTGGCTATTGGGTGCTGCATCATTTTTACTCCCGGTACTACTCTGGTGCGCGGTTAGCTATTTGCCTTTTGTTTGGCATCCGCAAATCAAAATCACCGATCCAGGCGGCGTAAGCTATTTTGAAGCAGATATGCGCACGGATCGTGCGACCTTCGAGCTTGAAAAAAGCAACATGACTGCGCAGCACCTTGCCATGCCTCAGGGTATTGCTGCCAATCCCGTTTATTTGCCTGCACCTCATGAGGTGGTCAGGGCATTTTATACTGCATTCACCACACCACCGGCCCAAGCAGATGATCCATGGCTCCATCAAAGCCTCTGGCATAGTGTGAAACTGGTGTTTTATGCCTTCTTTATTTCATCGATCATCGGCGTACCGCTAGGGATTTTAAGTGGGACATCGCCAGTGATTTCGCGCTTAACCGAACCCTTTGTCGAGTTCTTTCGCTATTTACCTGCCCCTGCCTTTGGTGCGCTCATGGTTGCGATTTTGGGTATTTACGATGGCCCTAAAATTGCGATTATTGTCATTGGCACGCTGTTTCAACAAATCCTGATTATTGCCAATACGACACGTAAACTCGATGTGGGCTTGATGGAAGCTGCCCTGACTTTAGGCGCAAGCCGTCGCAGACTGCTCACCCGTGTCGTTGTTCCCGGCATTCTCCCCGACTTGTATCGTGATCAGCGCATCCTTCTGGGCTGGGCATGGACCTATTTGATTGTCGCGGAGTTGATTGGTACCAGTTCGGGGATCACCTGGTTTATTACCCAACAAGCTCGCTATCAACATTTTGATAATGTTTATGCAGCCATCATCATGATCGGGCTTATTGGTCTGGGCATTGATCTGCTGCTGGCTTGGCTAGGTCATCGTTTATTTCCATGGGATAAGAGTCGTTAAGGAGTAGAACATGAGTGAATCCATTACCAACAGTTCAAATGCAAGTGATCAGTCGCTTTCCACCTTGCCTTTACCAGACTTTTTACCGGACTACCACGTGCAATCCCCAGAGGTTAAGGCACGCTTTAAAAAGCTATATCAGCGCAAAATCATTTTAGAGATTCGCGACTTGGTGAAGCATTTCGAGACGCCGCAAGGTAAAGTCTTGGCATTAAATAAAATTAACTTTGATATCTATCGCCGTGAATTTGTCTGCGTGATTGGACCCTCTGGTTGCGGTAAGTCAACCTTGAGTCGGATTCTGGCTGGATTAGAAAGCTACGATGGTGGCACCGTTTTGCTGGATGGCAAGGCCGTAGAAGGCCCGAGCCGAGATCGTGGTATGGTCTTTCAAGGCTATACCTTATTTCCATGGCGGACAGTGAAACACAATGTCATGTTTGGTCTGGAGATGAGTGGCAAAGGCAAGCATGAATCCGAGCAATCCGCACTGCAATGGCTTGACTTGATTGGTTTGTCTAACTTTGCCGATGCCTATCCGCATCAATTGTCTGGCGGAATGAAGCAACGTGTGGCCATCGCAAGAGCATTGGTCAATGAACCGCGTATCTTGCTTATGGATGAGCCCTTCGGTGCATTAGATGCACAAACGCGCTGCAAAATGCAAAAACACTTACTCGAAATCTGGCGCAACATCGACATCACCATCTTGTTTGTCACCCATGATCTGGATGAAGCCATACTGCTTGCAGACCGCATTTTAGTTCTAAAAGCGCATCCCGGCGAAGTACAAGAAATTATTGAAGTGCCAGTTCCGCGTCCAAGATCAGAACGTCAAATCAATAGTCCTGAATTTTTGGCAACCCGAGCACGTCTGGATCAATTGATTCATGGCAACAACGCCCATGATGACACTGACGATGAACCCTTATCGCCTTTTGTACGCCTGACATCCGTCGATGACAATGTCGAATAAATAAAAATGGATCCAATCTATGAACATTACATTGCCACCAAAAACCATAACTAACAAAACAACAGAGAAGTCGGCCAATCAGTCCGTGAGTCGGATCAGTTTATCTTTATCACAAGAATTATTGACTGAACTTGACGACATGGTCGAAAGTCGAGGCTTCGATAGCCGATCACAAGCTGTTGCCGATATGCTGCATCAACATATCACTGAACATAAGCGCAATCTCGGCAATGATGTGATGGTTGGCACGATTACTCTGCTCTACGATCGATCCGTTCCTAATTTGCAGCATCAATTGGCTGATCTGCAATATCACCACTTGGCAGAAGTGATTAGCTCTTTGCATGTGCAATTAACCGACAATCGTGTGATGGAAGTCATACTTGTGCAAGGCCCAGCAAAGCAGCTTGAGATTATCAGTGATGAACTGATTACCTTACGTGGGGTGATTACTGGAAAGTTACAATTAATGACCGCGGTTATGCCGCCTGTTTATGCATAATCCTGCTTGATCTCTGTAATAACATCACAGTACACTCGTTTTCCAAATGATCCATGCCGCTTTTCCAAATGTTCCGTACTAGCCTATGTTTTCTAAAACAATACATAAGAAGTACATGATGTGGCATAGGCTTTGCTTGAACGAAATAGTGGTGCTGTAAAGTGGGGTGCGTAAACAAAATACTTAACTTTTTGTTTTTAAAGATAACTCTTCTTTTCTACAGATTTTATGAGTAATTCCAAGGATTTTCAAAATCATTGGAATTCATTTACTCTGTAAGTCCAGCTACAACTATTTCCATACTTTTTTCTAAATGGTGAAAAACTTCATCAATATTTCGCAATCACAAATTAACCTTTGATTGTGAGATAACTGTGCGCCCCGATCTTGAGCACAGATTGATGAGATTTAAGGAATTATGAAGGATAAAAGTAGCGGTAAATATCAACATGAATAAGCTATAAACCGTCATTAAAAATTGAAAATACTACTGGAATAATGAACATGCTGCGTTTGAAATCTAAGCCAACTCTTATCATTGCTCTTATTGTCCTCATCATTGGCTTAGTTGGAGGACTCTTTGTTTTCTCCAAGCACGATGACCCCAAAAAGTCCACAAAAGATGAGGCTACCAAGAATGATAAACCCGCGTTATCTGTTGACCTCGCCAAACCACGTATGATGCAAGTACCAGTGACGATTTCAGCGAATGGGAACATTACGGCATGGCAAGAAGCGAGTATCGGCAGCGAAGCAAATGGCTTACGCCTAACTAATGTTTTCGTCAATGTTGGCGATGTCGTGCATGCTGGCCAAGAGCTTGCCCGTTTTGCACCGGAAACAATTCAAGCCAACGTGGCACAGTCAGAAGCATCTCTACTCCAAACCCAAGCAAATGCTGCTCAAGACTTTGCGAACGCCGAACGCGCTAAAAGTCTTGATGCTGAAGGTGCCTTGAGTAAGCAAGACATTAGCCTCTATATCACCAATGCCAAAGCAGCAAAAGCAAAAATTGAAGCAGCCCAAGCTGTTTTAAATGCACAGAAACTTCAACTTAAATTCACTAAAGTCATTGCTCCAGATGACGGAATTATTTCTTCCCGTACAGCATCTGTCGGGGCAGTGGTTATTGGGGGAACTGAATTATTTCGCATGATTCTCAAGAGCCGTTTGGAATGGCGTGCCGAAGTCACCTCAGATGAAGTCCATAAAATAAAAATTGGTGATATTGCAACCATTGACAGTATTGATGGTACTCAAATCAAAGGCAAAGTCCGTATGATTGCACCAACTGTCGACGCTCAAACGCGTATGGCTCTGGTTTATATCGACTTACCGATTATGCAAAATACAAACTCCCCTATTAAGGCGGGAATGTATGCGCGCGGAAGCATTAACCTAAACAAGTCGTCTGCACTCACCTTACCTCAAACTGCGGTGATCATGCGTGATGGCTTTAACTATGTTTTTGCATTGGTAGCAAACAATAAAGTTGAGCAAATCAAGGTTAAAACGGGTCATCTCATTGATGATCAACTCGAAATTCTTAGCCCACTTCCTGCCAATGTTCAAGTTGTAGCAAATGGTGGAACCTTCCTCAATAACGGAGATACTGTGCGTGTCGTAACAAACACAAATGCCAAAACGGCAGATCTGATCAGTCATCCTCTTGCCAAAACTGCACCATAGGATATTGCAATGATAAATGTCTCATCATGGTCAATCAAAAATCCTATTCCTGCAGTGATGCTGTTCGTATTTTTGACATTTGCGGGTCTACTTTCTTTTAAGGCAATGAAAATACAAAACATGCCGGATGTAGAAATTCCGGTTGTTGTCGTTACTGCATCTTTGCCTGGAGCAACACCATCTCAGCTAGAAACGGATGTCTCACGTAAACTAGAAAACTCTATTGCCAATATTGCGGGGATTAAGCATGTACGCTCAGTTGTCGAAGATGGATTAGTCTCTATATACGCAGAGTTTCAACTCGAAAAGCCCATGCAAGAAGCTGTGGATGATGTTCGTACAGCGGTATCCCAGGTCAGAGCTGATCTTCCCAGTGATGTACGTGATCCGATCGTCACTCGTGTGAATAATTCAGATCAGCCTATGCTGGGTTACACGATCGCCTCGGATACCATGGATACTGAGGCACTCAGTTGGTTTGTCGATAACACGCTTACACGCCAACTCCTTACCCTTCCTGGAGTAAGCCGTGTTCACCGCGTAGGCGGGGCAACACGTGAGATTCATGTTGATCTTGACCCTATACGCTTACAATCACTGGGTGCGAGTGCCGCCGAAATATCGCGACAACTCGTACAAGTCCAAAATGAAAATGCGGGCGGTAGAATCGACCTCGGCAGCGGAGAACAGCCGATTCGGACCCTTGCAACAGTCAAATCTGCACAAGAGCTTGGGCTATTGGACATTGCATTATCGAATGGCCAACACATTCGTCTGGATCAAGTGGCAACGATCAAAGATACCATCGCAGAACCTAGAAGTAGTGCTTTCTTCAATGGTAAACCTGTTGTTGCATTTGAGATCACTCGCGGTAAAGGCGAAAGCGATGTTTCAGTAGGTGCAGAGGTAAAAAAAACGCTTGAAGAGTTCAAAACCAAATATCCAGCAATCAAAATTCAAGAAGCCTATGACTATGTCAAATATACAGAAGATGACTATAAACAATCGATGTCATTACTTTTTGAAGGAGGCTTTCTTGCCATTCTGGTAGTCTGGCTTTTTCTTCGTGACGCGCGAGCGACTTTTGTTTCCGCTATTGCCCTGCCCTTATCGATACTACCAACGTTTATTGGAATGTATTTTTTTGAGTTTACACTCAACGGTATCAGCTTATTAGCACTATCGCTGGTTATCGGTATTTTGGTCGATGATGCCATCGTTGAAGTTGAAAATATTGTTCGCCATCTGCGTATGGGCAAAACACCTTACCAAGCTGCAATGGAGGCTGCTAATGAAATTGGCTTAGCCGTAATTGCCACCACATTTACTTTGATCGCAGTTTTTCTACCGACCGCGTTTATGAGCGGGATTGTTGGTCGTTTCTTTAAGCAATTTGGTTGGACAGCCGCATTAGCAGTTTTTGCATCACTCGTCGTTGCTCGCTTACTGACGCCAATGATGGCGGCATATATGCTCAAACCAACAACGACTGTACATAAAGACCCTTTCTGGATGGCTCGATATTTACGTTTAGTTGATTGGTGTATCACGCATCGCCTGCGTACGATGATTGCTGCGACAATCTTTTTCTTTGTGTCTTTCGCCTTAGCGATAACACCATGGGTTCCCAAAGAATTTATTCCCGCTAACGATGCATCCGAAACTCAAGCCAAACTCGAACTTCCACCAGGTTCAACACTAGCTCAGAGCCAAAACGCCGCAACGCTTGCTCGCCAGTTGTTGATCCAAATTCCATCCATCAAAAATATCTACACCGCGATTGGCAATGAAGGTGATCCACGAATGGTGTCACTTAATGTGACTCTCACACCACGTGGGGAGCGTCCTAAACTTCAAACCGTAGAAGATCAAATGCGTAAAGCACTTGAGCAAGTTCCTGGTGCGCGTATCAATATTGGCCAAGGTGGCGATGGTTCAGAATACAACCTCATTTTAGCAAGTGATGACGCAGAAGCATTACAAGCAGCTTCTCTTGCCTTAGAAAAAGGAATTCGAACCATTCCCGGGATTGGTAACATTTCTTCAACCGCAAATCTCAACCGACCAGAAATCGCAGTACATCCAGATTTTGCTCGAGCTGCAGAATTGGGGGTGACCAGCACAGCAATAGGCCAAACTCTTCGTGTCGCCACTCTGGGTGACTACGATACCAACTTGCCTAAGCTCAATCTGGCAGAACGACAAATACCCATTGTCGTGAAACTAGAAGATCATGCTCGCAAAGACATTGATCTTCTACAGCGACTCAGCGTCCCCAGTACTAAAGGGCAACCCGTTATGTTAGGACAAGTCGCTAAGCTCGAAATGAGTAGTGGACCCTCTCTCATTCGTCGTTATGATAGAGCACGCAATGTCCGCATCGACATTGAGCTTTCGGGCCTGCCGCTAGGGGACGTTATGGATGCAGTGAAAAAGCTTCCAGCAATGCAGCAACTTCCCCCAAGTGTCAAACTGATTCAAATTGGGGATGCAGAGGCACAAGGAGAACTGGTCGTCGGCTTTATTCTTGCCATGTTCACGGGAATCCTCTGTATCTACGCGGTATTGGTATTGCTCTTTAAAAACTTTTTGCAACCCATCACCATTTTATGCGCGTTACCACTGGCGATTGTAGGGGCTGTACTTGGATTGTTGATTGCGCATAAAAGCCTCTCCCTTCCTTCATTCATCGGATTGGTGATGCTTATGGGTATTGCGACTAAGAACTCTATTCTTCTCGTTGAATACGCGATTGTTGCGATGCGCGATCATCATTTGAGTCGTTTAGAAGCATTAAGAGAAGCTTGTCATAAACGCGCCCGCCCGATCATCATGACCACTATCGCTATGGGTGCTGGGATGCTCCCCGTCGCCATAGGTCTAGGTTCATCAGATCAAAGTTTTAGAGCACCGATGGCCGTTGCGGTTATCGGGGGGCTGTTGACCTCTACAGTACTGAGCCTATTGGTGATTCCTGCGGTATATACTTATATCGATGATCTTGGAATCTGGTTCAATCGCAAAATGAAAAAAATGCGCCACCAACCTTGATCAGCCTCCCCCCCTCTAGAAGATATTTTAGAGGGGGCTTTTAATAAATCATCTCCCGAATTAAAGATCCAATGATCCATTCAATAGAGGTACTTTTTGAATGAGGCCCAAATAAGGACAGTCACGAATTGAGCTTCAGAATTTCCACCGACAAAAATAAGCTGGATCTTGTACTCATCCACAGCTTCCTCAATAACCATGCTCCATGGGCGATTGGCATTTCTGTAGATACCGTGGAAACGGCTATTAAAAACTCCTTATGCTTTGGTGTGTTTATCGACGAGCTGCAAATCGGCTTTGCTAGACTCATCACTGATCAAGCAACATTCGGTTATTTGTGTGATGTCTTCATCTTGCCCGCCCACCGTTCAAACGGTTATGGCAAACAGTTAATCCAGCATATTTTTGCGATGCCCCAGCTCAAGCGCTTACGCAGAATTGTACTGGTAACCGCAGACGCTCATGAGCTCTATCGCCTTGCCGGCTTTGAGTCTCTTGCACAGCCAGAGCGCTACATGGAAATACATCGACCTCAAATCTATCAGCAATCCCCTAAGCATTAGACCCAACGTTTTAACACGTTTTAAAAGAGTGATACACAGGCTCCACACGTACATCAGTTTTAACCGAATTGGCAATAAAGCACTCTTCATGCGCCTCATGATGCATCTGATCTAACTCTTGGTGCGATGGTATTTTCTCTTGTGAAAAATGAACATCTGTTTTTAACGTTACTACTGTCATTGCAAGCTTATTTTCGGCATTTTTTGCCATGATTCCGATTGCTGCATCATAATAATGATCGATAATAAATCCACGTTTGGCGGCTATAGCCAAAAACCACAACATATGACAGCTTGAAAGCGCTGCAACAAAACTCTCTTCAGGGTCTACTGCCGCTGTCTCAGAATACGGTAATGGCACAACATGAGGGGATGATGATCCTACGACATCAACCCCACCATCAAAGCGAAGAATGTGCTTACGACTATAGCGGTTGTCGAGAAAGTTTTGATTATCTCGACTCCAGATCACCTCAACGCCATACTGTGCCATTCCTCTACTCCTTGATTTGTAGTCTATGAAAAACAAAAAAGGAAAGCACATGCTTTCCTTTTTAAATATCACACCATCACATCACTGACCAAGCACATTGATCAATTGCGCTTTTACGCTGTCAATATTATCCAGACCATTCAACTTGGTATAGCGCGGTGCATTCTCACCAGATGCAGCACGTTTTTGGTAGAAACCAACCAGTTGAGCGGTTTCTTTATGATAAGAAAGCAGACGCTTTTTAATGGTTTCAACTTCATCATCTGGACGGATAACCAAAGGCTCGCCCGTTACGTCATCCACATTTTCAACTTTAGGTGGATTATAAATAACATGATAAATACGACCTGATGC comes from the Aquirhabdus parva genome and includes:
- a CDS encoding ABC transporter ATP-binding protein codes for the protein MSESITNSSNASDQSLSTLPLPDFLPDYHVQSPEVKARFKKLYQRKIILEIRDLVKHFETPQGKVLALNKINFDIYRREFVCVIGPSGCGKSTLSRILAGLESYDGGTVLLDGKAVEGPSRDRGMVFQGYTLFPWRTVKHNVMFGLEMSGKGKHESEQSALQWLDLIGLSNFADAYPHQLSGGMKQRVAIARALVNEPRILLMDEPFGALDAQTRCKMQKHLLEIWRNIDITILFVTHDLDEAILLADRILVLKAHPGEVQEIIEVPVPRPRSERQINSPEFLATRARLDQLIHGNNAHDDTDDEPLSPFVRLTSVDDNVE
- a CDS encoding efflux RND transporter permease subunit; this translates as MNVSSWSIKNPIPAVMLFVFLTFAGLLSFKAMKIQNMPDVEIPVVVVTASLPGATPSQLETDVSRKLENSIANIAGIKHVRSVVEDGLVSIYAEFQLEKPMQEAVDDVRTAVSQVRADLPSDVRDPIVTRVNNSDQPMLGYTIASDTMDTEALSWFVDNTLTRQLLTLPGVSRVHRVGGATREIHVDLDPIRLQSLGASAAEISRQLVQVQNENAGGRIDLGSGEQPIRTLATVKSAQELGLLDIALSNGQHIRLDQVATIKDTIAEPRSSAFFNGKPVVAFEITRGKGESDVSVGAEVKKTLEEFKTKYPAIKIQEAYDYVKYTEDDYKQSMSLLFEGGFLAILVVWLFLRDARATFVSAIALPLSILPTFIGMYFFEFTLNGISLLALSLVIGILVDDAIVEVENIVRHLRMGKTPYQAAMEAANEIGLAVIATTFTLIAVFLPTAFMSGIVGRFFKQFGWTAALAVFASLVVARLLTPMMAAYMLKPTTTVHKDPFWMARYLRLVDWCITHRLRTMIAATIFFFVSFALAITPWVPKEFIPANDASETQAKLELPPGSTLAQSQNAATLARQLLIQIPSIKNIYTAIGNEGDPRMVSLNVTLTPRGERPKLQTVEDQMRKALEQVPGARINIGQGGDGSEYNLILASDDAEALQAASLALEKGIRTIPGIGNISSTANLNRPEIAVHPDFARAAELGVTSTAIGQTLRVATLGDYDTNLPKLNLAERQIPIVVKLEDHARKDIDLLQRLSVPSTKGQPVMLGQVAKLEMSSGPSLIRRYDRARNVRIDIELSGLPLGDVMDAVKKLPAMQQLPPSVKLIQIGDAEAQGELVVGFILAMFTGILCIYAVLVLLFKNFLQPITILCALPLAIVGAVLGLLIAHKSLSLPSFIGLVMLMGIATKNSILLVEYAIVAMRDHHLSRLEALREACHKRARPIIMTTIAMGAGMLPVAIGLGSSDQSFRAPMAVAVIGGLLTSTVLSLLVIPAVYTYIDDLGIWFNRKMKKMRHQP
- a CDS encoding efflux RND transporter periplasmic adaptor subunit, encoding MLRLKSKPTLIIALIVLIIGLVGGLFVFSKHDDPKKSTKDEATKNDKPALSVDLAKPRMMQVPVTISANGNITAWQEASIGSEANGLRLTNVFVNVGDVVHAGQELARFAPETIQANVAQSEASLLQTQANAAQDFANAERAKSLDAEGALSKQDISLYITNAKAAKAKIEAAQAVLNAQKLQLKFTKVIAPDDGIISSRTASVGAVVIGGTELFRMILKSRLEWRAEVTSDEVHKIKIGDIATIDSIDGTQIKGKVRMIAPTVDAQTRMALVYIDLPIMQNTNSPIKAGMYARGSINLNKSSALTLPQTAVIMRDGFNYVFALVANNKVEQIKVKTGHLIDDQLEILSPLPANVQVVANGGTFLNNGDTVRVVTNTNAKTADLISHPLAKTAP
- a CDS encoding ABC transporter permease, giving the protein MARAFNPHYRLPQKLRWLLGAASFLLPVLLWCAVSYLPFVWHPQIKITDPGGVSYFEADMRTDRATFELEKSNMTAQHLAMPQGIAANPVYLPAPHEVVRAFYTAFTTPPAQADDPWLHQSLWHSVKLVFYAFFISSIIGVPLGILSGTSPVISRLTEPFVEFFRYLPAPAFGALMVAILGIYDGPKIAIIVIGTLFQQILIIANTTRKLDVGLMEAALTLGASRRRLLTRVVVPGILPDLYRDQRILLGWAWTYLIVAELIGTSSGITWFITQQARYQHFDNVYAAIIMIGLIGLGIDLLLAWLGHRLFPWDKSR
- a CDS encoding GNAT family N-acetyltransferase, which translates into the protein MSFRISTDKNKLDLVLIHSFLNNHAPWAIGISVDTVETAIKNSLCFGVFIDELQIGFARLITDQATFGYLCDVFILPAHRSNGYGKQLIQHIFAMPQLKRLRRIVLVTADAHELYRLAGFESLAQPERYMEIHRPQIYQQSPKH
- the nikR gene encoding nickel-responsive transcriptional regulator NikR encodes the protein MNITLPPKTITNKTTEKSANQSVSRISLSLSQELLTELDDMVESRGFDSRSQAVADMLHQHITEHKRNLGNDVMVGTITLLYDRSVPNLQHQLADLQYHHLAEVISSLHVQLTDNRVMEVILVQGPAKQLEIISDELITLRGVITGKLQLMTAVMPPVYA
- a CDS encoding OsmC family protein, with translation MAQYGVEVIWSRDNQNFLDNRYSRKHILRFDGGVDVVGSSSPHVVPLPYSETAAVDPEESFVAALSSCHMLWFLAIAAKRGFIIDHYYDAAIGIMAKNAENKLAMTVVTLKTDVHFSQEKIPSHQELDQMHHEAHEECFIANSVKTDVRVEPVYHSFKTC